Genomic window (Streptomyces sp. TG1A-60):
GAATCCTCAGAGACGGGACATGTTCCGCTCGTACACCAGCCGCAGCCCGATCAGCGTCAGCCACGGCTCGTGCTCGTCGATCACGGAGGACTCGCCCAGCACCATCGGCGCCAGACCGCCCGTCGCGATCACCGTCACGTCCTGCGGGTCGTCGGCCAGTTCGCGGACCATGCGGCTCACGACACCGTCGACCTGCCCGGCGAACCCGTAGACGATGCCCGCCTGCATGGCCTCGACCGTGTTCTTGCCGATGACACTCCGCGGCCGGGCCACCTCGATCTTGCGAAGCTGCGCACCCTTCACACCGAGCGCCTCCACGGAGATCTCGATACCGGGGGCGATGACCCCGCCGACGTACTCGCCGCGCGCACTGACCGCGTCGAACGTCGTGGCCGTACCGAAGTCGACGACGATCGCCGGCCCGCCGTACAGCTCGACGGCGGCGACCGCGTTGATGATGCGGTCGGCGCCGACCTCCTTGGGGTTGTCCGTCAGGATCGGCACGCCCGTCTTCACACCCGGCTCGACGAGAACCGCCGGGACGTCGCCGTAGTAGCGGCGGGTCACCTCGCGGAGCTCGTGCAGGACCGACGGGACGGTGGCGCAGATCGCGATGCCGTCGATGCCGTCGCCCAGTTCCTCGCCGAGGAGCGGGTGCATGCCCATGAGGCCCTGGAGGAGGACCGCCAGCTCGTCGGCGGTGCGGCGCGAGTCCGTGGAGATGCGCCAGTGTTCGACGATGTCCTCGCCGTCGAACAGACCGAGCACGGTGTGGGTGTTGCCCACGTCGATCGTCAGCAGCATGGCCCGTCCCCGTCCCTACTCGGCCGCGCGCAGGTCGAGGCCGATGTCCAGGATGGGCGACGAGTGGGTCAGGGCGCCCACCGCCAGGTAGTCGACGCCCGTGTCCGCGTACGCCTTCGCGTTGGTGAGGGTGAGGCGGCCCGAGGCCTCCAGCAGCGCCCGGCCGGCGACGACGGCCACGGCCTCCTCGCACTCGATCGGCGTGAAGTTGTCCAGGAGGATCAGGTCGGCGCCCGCGTCGACGACCTCGCGGAGCTGGTGGAGGGTGTCGACCTCGACCTCGATGGGCACCTCGGGGAACATCTCGCGCACGGCCTCGAACGCCTGGCCGACTCCGCCTGCGGCGACCACGTGGTTGTCCTTGACGAGGGCCGCGTCGGACAGCGACATGCGGTGGTTGACTCCCCCGCCGCAACGGACCGCGAACTTCTCCAGGGAGCGCAGCCCCGGCGTCGTCTTCCTGGTGTCACGCACCTTCGCCTTCGTGCCCTCCAGAGTGTCCGCCCACGCGCGCGTGGCGGTCGCGATGCCGGAGAGGCGGCACAGGAGGTTCAGGGCGCTGCGCTCGGCGGTGAGGAGGTCGCGGGTGGCGCCGGTGACGCTGAGGAGCTTCTGGCCGGCCTCGACGCGGTCGCCGTCGTCGACGTGGCGCTCGACCTCGAACTCGTCGGAGCAGGCCACCGAGAGGACCGCCTCGGCGACCCTGAGACCCGCCACGACGCCGCCCTCGCGGGCGGTGAAGTCGGCGGTGGCGCGGGCGTCCTCGGGGATGGTCGCGACCGTGGTCACGTCCACGCCCTGGTCGAGGTCCTCCTGGATGGCGACGTTGGCGATGTCCTCGACCTCCACGGGGTCGAGTCCGGCGTCGGCCAGGAGCTGGGCGAGCGCGGGGTCGAGCCCGCACTCCGCGTATTCGGCGTAACCCTCGTCTGAGATGCCTTCGTCGGCGCCGCAGGCGCAGCCGTCGCCGCAGCCGCCGCTCTGGGCGAGGGGAAGGTCGGGAGTACTCACGTCTGTCACTGCTCCTGCTGGTGCTGCCGGGTCGGGGGAAGTCTGCGGTATCGGTGGTGCGTACGGCGAGCGTCCGGTCCGGATTCAGCCGTACGACGATGTGGCGGCGCCAGTCGGTGTCGTCGCGCTCGGCGTGGTCCTCGCGCCAGTGGCAGCCGCGGGTCTCCTCGCGCAGCCGGGCGGCGGTGACCAGGACACGGGCCACGCACAGGAGGTTGGTGACCTCCCAGGTGTCGACGCCGGGCTCGGCCGTCTTGCCGTTCTCGGCGAGGGCGTCCCGGGCCTCGGCGTGCAGCCGGTCCAGGGTCGCGGCGGCGGTCGCCAGGGACGCCTCGGAACGCAGGACACCGGCGCCCTCCGTCATGGTCCGCTGGATCGCGAACCGTATCTCCGGGGCGAGCAGCGGGTGCGCCGGCGTCTCCCCGTACGGGACGGGCTGGGGCACGCGCGCGTGGAGGCCGTTCCCGGCGTGTCCGGCGGCGATGTCGACGGCGATGCGCTCGGCGTAGACCAGGCCCTCCAGGAGGGAGTTCGAGGCGAGCCGGTTCGCGCCGTGGACGCCGGTGCAGGCGACCTCACCGCAGGCGTAGAGGCCGGGGACGGTCGTGCGGCCGTGGGAGTCGGTGCGGACGCCGCCGGAGGCGTAGTGGGCGGCGGGGGCGACCGGGATGGGCTCGGTGACCGGGTCGAGGCCGTGGGCGCGACAGGTGGCGAGGATCGTCGGGAAGCGGTGCCGCCACATGTCGGCGCCGAAGTGCCGTGCGTCCAGGTACATGTGTTCGGCGCCCTGTTCCTGCATGCGGCGCATGATGCCCTTGGCGACGATGTCCCGGGGTGCCAGTTCGGCCAGTTCGTGCTGGCCGACCATGAAGCGCGTGCCCTCGGCGTCGACCAGGTGGGCGCCCTCGCCGCGTACCGCCTCGGAGACCAGCGGCTGCTGGCCCTCGGCGTCCGCGCCCAGGAACAGCACGGTCGGGTGGAACTGGACGAATTCGAGGTCGGAGACCTCCGCGCCCGCGCGCAGGGCGAGGGCCACGCCGTCGCCGGTGGACACGGACGGGTTCGTGGTGGCGGAGAAGACCTGGCCCATGCCGCCGGTGGCGAGGACCACGGCGGGGGCGTGGACGGCTCCCACGCCGTCGTGCTGGCCCTCGCCCATGACGTGCAGGGTGACGCCGGCGGTGCGACCGTCGGCGTCGGTCAGCAGGTCCAGGACGAGCGCGTTCTCGACCGTGCGCAGGCCCGCCCGTCGCCCGCCACCACCCCTGGCCGAGAGCGCTTCGCGCTCGCTCCTTCCCATTGCGCGGACGGCCCCGACGAGGGCCCGGGAGATCTCGGCGCCGGTGGCGTCGCCGCCCGCGTGGGCGATACGGCGGCGGTGGTGGCCGCCCTCGCGGGTCAGCTCCAGGCCGCCTTCCTCGGACTCGTCGAAGCGGGCGCCGGTCGCGATCAGGCGGCGCACGGCGTCGGGGCCCTCCGTGACGAGCAGCCGTACCGCCTCCTCGTCGCACAGGCCCGCGCCGGCCACCAGGGTGTCGTCCTGGTGCTGTTCGGGGGTGTCGCCCTCGCCGAGGGCCGCGGCGATGCCGCCCTGGGCCCAGCGGGTGGAGCCGTCGTCGAGTCGGGCCTTGGTGACGACGACCGTGCGCAGGCCGGCGGCCTCGCAGCGCAGCGCGGCGGTGAGGCCGGCGACGCCCGAGCCGACGACCACGACGTCGGCGGCGATGGACCAGCCCGGTGCGGGCGTGTGCAGTCGTATGCCTGTGCTGGTCACGAGGCGGCTCCGAAGGTCAGGGGGATGTTGTCGATCAGCCGGGTCGCCCCCACCCGGGCCGCGACGGCGAGGACGGCTTCACCGGTGAAGTCGTCCGGGATGTCGGTGAAGTCGGCCGGGTCGACCAGGGCCACGTAGTCCAGGGTGATCGGCGGCTTCATGCGCAGGGCCTCGTCGAGGACGAGGCGGGCGGCGGCGCGGACGGCGGCCGGACCGCCGGGCACCGCCTTGGCCATGGCGTGCGCGTCGGCCGCCGCGCGGGACTCGCCGATCGCGCTGAGGGCCTCGGCACGCGCGCGTGTGGCGGGGACCTCGCGGGCACGCGCGCGCAGCGCCTCCTGCGCGGCGTGCCGGTCGCGGCCCGCGAACAGGGCCTCGGAGAGGGCGAGGGCGGTGCGGCGCTCCTCGGTGGACAGGTACCGGTTGCGGCTGGACAGGGCCAGTCCGTCGGGCTCGCGGACGGTCGGTACGGCGACGATCTCCACGCCGAAGTTCAGGTCGCGGACCATGCGGCGGATCAGGGCGAGCTGCTGGGCGTCCTTCTGCCCGTAGAGCGCCACGTCGGGGCGGGTGAGGTGGAGGAGCTTGGCGACGACGGTGAGCATGCCGTCGAAGTGGCCGGGGCGGGCGGCGCCCTCCAGGCGCTCGCCCATGGGGCCCGCGGTGATGCGGACCTGGGGCTCGCCGCCCGGGTACACCTCGTCCACACCGGGGGCGAACACGACGTCCGCGCCCGCCTGCTCGGCGAGCTTCACGTCGGCGTCCAGGGTGCGCGGGTAGCGGTCGAGGTCCTCGCCCGCGCCGAACTGGAGGGGGTTCACGAAGACGGTGACGACGACCTCCCCCGTGCCGTCCGCGATCTCGCGCGCGGCGCGGATCAAGGTGGCGTGGCCCTCGTGCAGGGCGCCCATGGTCATCACGACGGCCCGGCGTCCCGCACGCGCGCGTGCGTGCAGTTCGTCGGCGGTGCGCAGCACGGTGGTGGTCATCGGGCGTTCCCTTCGGACCCGTCGGTCCCGTCGGCTCCGCCGGTTCCGTTCGTCCCGCCCGCGAGTACCCCGAGAAGGTCCTCGGCTAGCTCCGGCTTGAGCAGACCGCGGGCGAGTGCCCGGTCGGCGGTCGCGCGGGCCATCGCCAGATACCCGGCGACGGTCGCGGGGGCGTGTGCGCGCAGCTCGGCGACGTGCGCGGCGACCGTGCCCGCGTCGCCGCGTGCGACGGGGCCGGTGAGTGCCGCGTCCCCGGAGCGCAGGGCGTTGTCCAGGGCGGCGCCCAGGAGCGGGCCGAGCATACGGTCGGGTGCCTCGACGCCGGCCGTGCGCAGCAGCTCCATGGACTGGGCGACCAGGGTCACCAGGTGGTTGGCGCCGAGGGCGAGAGCCGCGTGGTAGAGCGGCCGGTTCGCCTCGGCGATCCACTCCGGTTCGCCGCCCATCTCGATGACCAGCGCCTCGGCGGCCAGCCGCAGCTCGTCGGGGGCCGTGACCCCGAAGGAGCATCCGGCGAGCCGCTGCACGTCCACCTCGGTCCCCGTGAACGTCATCGCGGGGTGCAGCGCCAGCGGCAGCGCCCCGGCCCGCAGCGCGGGGTCCAGCACTCTCGCGCCGTACCGCCCCGAGGTGTGCACGAGCAGCTGCCCCGGTCGCACCGAACCGGTCTCGGCGAGGCCCTCCACGAGGCCCGGCAGGGCGTCGTCCGGGACGGTCAGCAGGACCAGGTCCGCGTGGCGCAGCACGTCGGCCGGGGACATCAGCGGCGCCTCGGGCAGCAGTTCGGCGGCCCGCCGCCGGGAGGCGTCGGAGACGCCGGACACGGCCACCGGGCGGTGTCCCGCGAGCCGCAGCGACGCCGCCAGCGCGGGGCCGACGCGGCCGGCGCCGACGACCCCGACGGTGAGCCGCGCGGGGCGGTCCTTCGGCTCTGGTTGCTGGAATGTACTCACTCGGTGGTGGCCTTCCCGTTCCAGTCCGCTCTGGGTACCGGACGATTTCTCGTCATGTTAACGCGATTGGTTCGAGGGGTGTCCGGTCGTCCACAGGCTGTGGGTTTTCTTGGGCCGCCGCCATCGCCCGTGCCGATGGCCCAGGCACGGGCCGCCGGCGGGAAATCCGGGTACCGGACGGGGGCCCGCACGGGATGATCCGGGGATGGGCGAGACGGCGGAGACGGCGGAGACCACGGAGACGGCCGCAGAAGCGGAAGCGGAAGCGGAGTCCCCGGCCGCACTGCGGTACGAGCGGCGGCGGACCGCCCACCGGGCCGCCGGGCGGGTGCTGTCGCGGACGAGTGCGCTGGCGACGATCCGGGAGCGGCTGGCGCTGCTGGACGGGGCCGGGGACGTGTACGACCTGGACGAGCCGGCGGACATCTACGGCAACGGGGTCACGAGGCCCTGGAGGAGCGGACCGCCGTGCTGCTCGGCACGGAGGCCGCCGTGTTCTTCCCGACCGG
Coding sequences:
- a CDS encoding type III pantothenate kinase yields the protein MLLTIDVGNTHTVLGLFDGEDIVEHWRISTDSRRTADELAVLLQGLMGMHPLLGEELGDGIDGIAICATVPSVLHELREVTRRYYGDVPAVLVEPGVKTGVPILTDNPKEVGADRIINAVAAVELYGGPAIVVDFGTATTFDAVSARGEYVGGVIAPGIEISVEALGVKGAQLRKIEVARPRSVIGKNTVEAMQAGIVYGFAGQVDGVVSRMVRELADDPQDVTVIATGGLAPMVLGESSVIDEHEPWLTLIGLRLVYERNMSRL
- the nadC gene encoding carboxylating nicotinate-nucleotide diphosphorylase, coding for MSTPDLPLAQSGGCGDGCACGADEGISDEGYAEYAECGLDPALAQLLADAGLDPVEVEDIANVAIQEDLDQGVDVTTVATIPEDARATADFTAREGGVVAGLRVAEAVLSVACSDEFEVERHVDDGDRVEAGQKLLSVTGATRDLLTAERSALNLLCRLSGIATATRAWADTLEGTKAKVRDTRKTTPGLRSLEKFAVRCGGGVNHRMSLSDAALVKDNHVVAAGGVGQAFEAVREMFPEVPIEVEVDTLHQLREVVDAGADLILLDNFTPIECEEAVAVVAGRALLEASGRLTLTNAKAYADTGVDYLAVGALTHSSPILDIGLDLRAAE
- the panC gene encoding pantoate--beta-alanine ligase, with product MTTTVLRTADELHARARAGRRAVVMTMGALHEGHATLIRAAREIADGTGEVVVTVFVNPLQFGAGEDLDRYPRTLDADVKLAEQAGADVVFAPGVDEVYPGGEPQVRITAGPMGERLEGAARPGHFDGMLTVVAKLLHLTRPDVALYGQKDAQQLALIRRMVRDLNFGVEIVAVPTVREPDGLALSSRNRYLSTEERRTALALSEALFAGRDRHAAQEALRARAREVPATRARAEALSAIGESRAAADAHAMAKAVPGGPAAVRAAARLVLDEALRMKPPITLDYVALVDPADFTDIPDDFTGEAVLAVAARVGATRLIDNIPLTFGAAS
- a CDS encoding DUF2520 domain-containing protein produces the protein MSTFQQPEPKDRPARLTVGVVGAGRVGPALAASLRLAGHRPVAVSGVSDASRRRAAELLPEAPLMSPADVLRHADLVLLTVPDDALPGLVEGLAETGSVRPGQLLVHTSGRYGARVLDPALRAGALPLALHPAMTFTGTEVDVQRLAGCSFGVTAPDELRLAAEALVIEMGGEPEWIAEANRPLYHAALALGANHLVTLVAQSMELLRTAGVEAPDRMLGPLLGAALDNALRSGDAALTGPVARGDAGTVAAHVAELRAHAPATVAGYLAMARATADRALARGLLKPELAEDLLGVLAGGTNGTGGADGTDGSEGNAR